One window of Globicephala melas chromosome 2, mGloMel1.2, whole genome shotgun sequence genomic DNA carries:
- the LOC115852173 gene encoding cathepsin G-like, with the protein MQPLLLLVVLLLPPRARAGQIIGGQEARPHSHPYMAYIQIQRPGYLTTCGGFLVREDFVMTAAQCSGRQISVILGAHNISRLEGIQQRIPVLRAIPHPGHNQQKQNDIMLLQLRSRVRRNQAVRPVALPQTQERLSPGTLCTVAGWGRLGLNRRTDTLQDVQLTVQRNGECRRRFMFYTGRTQICVGDPRERKSAFQGDSGGPLVCNNVAQGIVSYGNNFGTPPAVFTRISSFLPWIRRTMRRFKEWGLE; encoded by the exons ATGCAGCCACTCCTGCTCCTGGTGGTCCTtctcctgcctcccagggctAGGGCAG GGCAGATCATCGGAGGCCAAGAGGCCAGGCCCCATTCCCACCCTTACATGGCATATATTCAGATCCAGAGACCAGGGTATCTGACCACTTGTGGGGGGTTTCTGGTGCGAGAAGACTTTGTGATGACAGCAGCTCAGTGCTCGGGAAG ACAAATAAGTGTCATCCTGGGGGCCCACAACATCAGCAGGTTGGAAGGGATTCAGCAGCGCATACCGGTGCTCAGAGCCATCCCCCACCCCGGGCACAATCAGCAGAAACAGAATGACATCATGTTACTGCAG CTGAGAAGCAGAGTCAGACGTAATCAAGCTGTGAGGCCGGTGGCTCTGCCGCAGACCCAGGAGAGGCTGAgtcctgggaccctgtgcaccgTGGCCGGCTGGGGCCGTCTCGGCCTGAACAGGAGAACAGACACGCTCCAAGACGTGCAGCTGACAGTGCAGAGGAATGGGGAGTGCCGTAGACGCTTCATGTTCTACACTGGCCGAACACAGATTTGTGTGGGCGACCCAAGAGAGAGGAAATCCGCCTTCCAA GGGGACTCCGGTGGCCCCCTTGTGTGTAACAACGTGGCCCAGGGCATCGTCTCCTACGGAAACAACTTTGGGACTCCTCCAGCAGTCTTCACCAGGATTTCCAGCTTCCTGCCCTGGATACGGAGAACGATGAGACGCTTCAAAGAGTGGGGGCTGGAGTGA